The following are from one region of the Candidatus Eisenbacteria bacterium genome:
- a CDS encoding ABC transporter ATP-binding protein/permease, producing MSAEAVRQPDKRLLDPKAWRYLVDFYRGRLRILLFYGLVAAAQSLLVLPVLYLIRYAFDKAIPEGDVWKLVYVGIGIFTIRLLNSGVALWLRDRHIKLIKEAVQHLREDILSKLYAFSRAHYTRLDRTTTHAQIVQDTERLDNMSNEVVSKLIPAIFATLALIVVLVFLNWFLLVLMISLAPILFLTIRLTGKYVKRRVFVFQRAFEAFSKGMLFVLQHMDLTRVQSYEEEEIIRRKAELHHLRRTSEKMAFIYAVHGQIQSTVVGLCGLIILVVGGAAVARGSMTLGEFLSFWVAAGLLNGRVNTITNSIPLLISGNESIITLHRLGDTGETRPYYGTKRIPFTGRIDLEGIRFGYDKTPILSGVDLKIREKSNIAILGANGAGKSTILLLLLGFYRPHAGQLLADGIPYDNLDMVELRRHIGVVMQHPTFFSGTIGENISYGCSDATLEKIRRAAHIALADEFIEKLPDGYDTPVGEEGVLLSGGEVQRIAIARALLRRLKLLILDEPTNHLELSAINRLMKNLLELDERPALVTISHDPDVFAHATELYHLENGILRRGGPVPAGPGGAGGPTGG from the coding sequence ATGAGCGCTGAGGCGGTAAGACAGCCGGATAAAAGACTCCTCGATCCAAAGGCTTGGCGCTATCTGGTCGATTTTTATAGGGGCCGCCTGCGGATACTCCTCTTCTATGGATTGGTCGCTGCGGCTCAATCATTGCTGGTCCTCCCCGTGCTGTATCTTATCCGTTATGCTTTTGACAAAGCGATACCTGAAGGTGATGTCTGGAAGCTGGTTTATGTCGGCATCGGGATTTTTACCATACGCCTGCTCAACAGCGGTGTCGCTCTTTGGTTGCGCGACCGACACATCAAATTGATCAAAGAGGCGGTGCAGCATCTTCGCGAGGATATTCTTTCAAAACTTTATGCTTTCTCGCGAGCTCATTATACGCGGCTTGATCGTACAACAACGCATGCTCAGATTGTCCAAGATACCGAGCGTCTCGACAATATGAGCAATGAAGTTGTTTCAAAGCTCATTCCGGCTATCTTCGCGACGCTCGCTCTCATTGTCGTCCTGGTGTTCCTGAACTGGTTTCTGCTGGTATTGATGATCTCTTTGGCTCCGATTCTATTCCTGACAATCCGTTTGACCGGAAAATATGTGAAACGACGTGTCTTTGTTTTCCAAAGGGCGTTCGAGGCTTTTAGCAAAGGGATGCTCTTTGTTCTTCAGCATATGGATCTGACGCGCGTTCAGTCGTACGAAGAAGAAGAGATCATCCGCCGGAAGGCTGAACTCCATCATCTCAGGCGGACAAGCGAGAAGATGGCCTTTATTTATGCCGTGCACGGGCAAATCCAAAGCACGGTCGTTGGGCTGTGCGGTCTCATCATTCTCGTGGTCGGCGGCGCAGCGGTCGCCCGGGGTTCGATGACACTGGGGGAGTTCTTGTCTTTCTGGGTGGCGGCGGGCCTACTCAACGGGCGTGTAAATACGATAACAAATTCAATTCCTCTTCTGATTTCAGGAAATGAATCGATCATCACATTGCACCGGCTGGGAGATACCGGTGAAACAAGACCGTACTATGGAACAAAACGAATACCCTTTACAGGACGGATTGATTTGGAGGGGATCCGGTTTGGATATGATAAGACGCCTATCCTGAGTGGAGTGGATCTGAAAATCAGGGAGAAATCAAATATCGCCATTCTGGGGGCCAACGGCGCGGGAAAGAGTACCATCCTCCTGCTTCTCCTTGGGTTTTACCGTCCGCACGCGGGACAGTTGCTGGCCGATGGAATTCCCTACGACAATCTGGATATGGTTGAACTCCGGCGCCATATCGGCGTTGTCATGCAGCATCCCACTTTCTTCTCTGGCACCATTGGCGAGAATATATCCTATGGATGCTCCGACGCGACGCTTGAAAAAATCCGGCGGGCGGCGCATATCGCGCTTGCGGATGAATTCATTGAGAAACTACCCGATGGATATGATACGCCTGTCGGTGAAGAGGGTGTTCTGCTTTCCGGCGGGGAGGTCCAAAGAATCGCCATTGCGCGGGCGCTTCTCCGCCGTCTGAAGCTTCTCATCCTGGATGAACCGACAAATCACTTGGAACTCTCGGCGATCAACCGGCTCATGAAAAATCTATTGGAACTCGATGAACGGCCGGCCCTGGTGACGATCAGCCATGATCCAGATGTCTTTGCTCATGCGACTGAACTCTATCATCTTGAGAACGGCATTCTACGACGAGGCGGGCCGGTTCCGGCCGGGCCGGGAGGAGCGGGAGGCCCCACCGGCGGATGA
- a CDS encoding nucleotidyltransferase family protein — protein MASLRKEAFWPTKDQEILLRAALLTGDKALDAWLEWTSRNDFIEENHDRGSFRLFPLVYKNLVACGLNDPLMTRLKGLYRYSWCANQRLFHETAAILKSLHEAGLQTMVLKGAPMALYYYNDVGVRPMADVDVLVPQEQVQEAIARLEKEDWRANTRSITDDLRFRHAVQLIGKDDHEFDLHWHVYRECLQNEADEELWQRSMELSFAGVPTRAMEPTDTLLHTVVHGIRWNPEPSIRWIPDAMIILQKAGNNIDWDRVLDQAGRRRIRLRAARGLRYLQEIFEAPIPHRILDGLESVPPTFTERIEYRYIGIDSDKRRSLFLGYYPILFVYFLRYSAGKSLFSKLAQIPEFMRYHFQLKRRSQVLPVVLGHIWNKIKKMVRKPEGKGRR, from the coding sequence GTGGCGTCACTTCGAAAAGAAGCCTTCTGGCCGACCAAAGACCAGGAAATTCTCCTCCGCGCCGCTTTGTTAACGGGCGATAAAGCGCTGGACGCCTGGCTAGAATGGACGTCAAGAAACGATTTTATCGAAGAGAACCATGATCGCGGGTCCTTCCGCCTTTTTCCTCTTGTTTACAAAAACCTTGTGGCCTGTGGTCTGAATGATCCCCTGATGACGCGTCTCAAAGGGCTTTACCGCTATTCCTGGTGTGCGAATCAACGTTTATTTCATGAGACAGCGGCAATTTTGAAGAGCCTGCATGAAGCGGGGCTTCAGACGATGGTTCTCAAAGGGGCCCCCATGGCCCTGTATTACTATAACGATGTTGGTGTGCGACCGATGGCCGATGTCGATGTTCTCGTACCCCAGGAACAGGTTCAAGAGGCTATCGCCCGTCTTGAGAAGGAAGATTGGAGAGCCAATACCCGTTCCATTACCGATGATCTTCGATTCCGCCATGCCGTGCAGTTGATCGGGAAGGATGATCATGAGTTCGACCTTCATTGGCATGTCTATCGGGAATGTCTACAGAACGAGGCCGATGAGGAACTTTGGCAACGGTCGATGGAGCTGAGCTTCGCCGGTGTACCGACAAGAGCGATGGAGCCGACGGATACCCTGCTGCACACGGTCGTCCATGGGATCCGGTGGAATCCTGAGCCTTCGATCCGCTGGATACCGGACGCGATGATCATCTTGCAGAAAGCCGGTAACAACATTGACTGGGATCGAGTCCTGGACCAGGCCGGCCGGCGGCGCATTCGGCTGCGGGCGGCCCGCGGCTTGAGGTACCTTCAAGAAATCTTTGAGGCTCCCATTCCCCACCGGATTTTGGATGGCTTGGAGAGCGTTCCGCCGACCTTCACCGAGCGTATCGAGTACCGCTATATCGGCATCGATTCGGATAAAAGGCGGAGCCTCTTCCTGGGGTATTATCCGATTCTCTTCGTTTATTTTCTGCGCTACTCGGCGGGCAAGAGTCTCTTTAGCAAACTCGCGCAAATTCCTGAATTCATGCGTTATCATTTCCAATTGAAAAGGCGATCGCAGGTGCTTCCTGTTGTTCTCGGCCACATCTGGAATAAGATCAAAAAGATGGTGAGAAAGCCAGAAGGGAAGGGGCGCCGATGA
- a CDS encoding glycosyltransferase family 2 protein — protein MGSEDETQDGSLISVIIPCYNAGKYIAEAIRSVLAQNHSPLEIIVIDDGSTDNSSEVISNFGEPVHYTYQQNAGISAARNTGLEQARGSTIAFLDADDLWTDGKLDRQRRVLEEDPSLGLVSGYAVQFVSPELPDILQKQIKYDPKPMPAQVAGAILVRRKVIKRVGVFSTAFTAGETIDWIMRINEAGIKTKMINDVVLKRRIHTTNIGIIDPDARSDYLKVAKAALDRRRKMADDMIREEE, from the coding sequence ATGGGATCGGAAGACGAAACACAGGACGGGTCTCTCATCAGTGTCATTATCCCTTGCTATAATGCGGGAAAGTATATTGCTGAAGCGATCAGAAGCGTTTTGGCTCAAAACCACAGCCCACTCGAAATCATTGTTATAGATGATGGATCGACCGACAACAGCAGTGAAGTGATAAGCAACTTTGGCGAACCGGTCCATTACACTTACCAGCAGAATGCGGGAATCAGTGCAGCCAGGAACACCGGCCTGGAACAGGCGCGGGGTTCCACTATCGCCTTTCTCGATGCCGACGATCTCTGGACCGATGGAAAGCTGGACAGACAGCGGCGGGTGCTCGAGGAGGATCCAAGTTTGGGTCTTGTTTCCGGGTATGCCGTTCAATTTGTGAGTCCCGAATTGCCTGATATTTTGCAGAAGCAGATCAAGTATGATCCAAAACCGATGCCGGCTCAGGTCGCCGGCGCCATTCTTGTTCGGCGCAAGGTTATTAAAAGGGTCGGCGTCTTCTCAACGGCTTTCACGGCAGGGGAAACGATAGATTGGATTATGCGGATCAATGAGGCCGGGATAAAGACAAAAATGATCAATGACGTTGTCCTTAAAAGACGCATCCATACAACAAATATCGGAATCATTGATCCCGATGCGCGGAGTGACTATTTGAAGGTCGCCAAAGCCGCGCTCGATCGCCGGCGAAAGATGGCTGACGATATGATAAGGGAGGAAGAATAG
- a CDS encoding PqqD family protein, whose amino-acid sequence MIYLKARGFTVEPRDIYRVNSPTAIGEILEGELVMINLDTGTYYSTGAVGAALWELINEGSSIGEICREFSSRFDAEKKDIEREVLSFLSKLQAEKLIVPADDSNHAKPKMVGISDGAPESAGRKEPFEVPVLSKYKDMQDMLLLDPIHDVEETGWPMAKKPDPETENNNNGTWQ is encoded by the coding sequence GTGATTTATCTAAAAGCGAGGGGATTTACGGTGGAGCCACGTGACATCTATCGGGTGAACAGCCCGACGGCCATCGGGGAAATTCTCGAAGGCGAGCTGGTTATGATCAATCTGGATACGGGCACCTACTACAGCACCGGAGCTGTGGGGGCGGCCCTTTGGGAACTCATCAATGAAGGGAGCAGCATCGGCGAGATCTGCCGCGAGTTCTCCTCGAGATTTGATGCAGAAAAAAAAGATATTGAAAGAGAGGTCCTCTCTTTCCTGTCGAAATTGCAGGCGGAGAAGCTGATCGTTCCCGCTGACGACTCGAATCATGCGAAACCGAAAATGGTAGGCATAAGCGATGGGGCGCCGGAATCAGCAGGTCGGAAGGAACCCTTCGAAGTTCCTGTTCTCAGCAAATATAAAGATATGCAGGATATGCTTCTTCTTGATCCAATCCACGATGTCGAGGAGACAGGCTGGCCCATGGCCAAGAAGCCCGATCCAGAGACCGAAAATAATAATAACGGAACATGGCAATGA
- a CDS encoding glycosyltransferase family 2 protein produces METGTGNPLVSTIVPVYNGEPFIREALDSILAQDYESQEIIVVNDGSTDGTCKIIESYPHLTVIHQSNKGVSSARNAGLEKSHGELIAFLDSDDRWTPEKLRLQVAFLQQNQEIDYVCAMARHLLAPGTPWPAWLKKELLESPQIAYSPCTLLAWKKTFERVGPFNPELRTGEDTDWFARANDLGIRGGVVHEVLMVRRIHDRNISAPSEQSNRHLLKILQASIKRKRELAEKEKNS; encoded by the coding sequence ATGGAGACCGGCACAGGAAATCCACTTGTCAGCACCATTGTACCTGTCTACAACGGTGAGCCGTTCATCCGGGAAGCTCTGGACAGCATCCTTGCGCAAGATTATGAATCCCAAGAGATTATCGTTGTTAATGACGGATCGACCGACGGCACGTGCAAGATCATCGAATCGTACCCACATCTCACGGTCATCCATCAGTCGAATAAGGGTGTCTCATCAGCGCGTAATGCCGGTTTGGAGAAATCCCACGGCGAGTTGATCGCCTTCCTGGACAGCGATGATAGATGGACGCCTGAAAAGCTCCGGTTACAGGTCGCTTTTCTTCAGCAAAATCAGGAGATCGATTATGTCTGCGCAATGGCCCGCCATCTTCTGGCGCCGGGAACTCCCTGGCCGGCATGGCTGAAAAAAGAACTGCTGGAAAGTCCTCAGATCGCCTACTCCCCCTGTACCCTCCTCGCCTGGAAGAAAACCTTTGAAAGGGTCGGCCCTTTTAATCCCGAACTCCGAACAGGAGAAGATACCGATTGGTTCGCCCGGGCGAATGATCTGGGGATAAGGGGGGGTGTGGTTCATGAGGTCCTTATGGTTCGGCGCATTCATGATCGAAATATCTCCGCGCCGTCGGAACAGAGTAACCGTCATCTTCTCAAAATCTTACAAGCCTCGATTAAAAGGAAACGGGAACTAGCTGAAAAGGAGAAGAATTCCTGA